One region of Mus pahari chromosome 16, PAHARI_EIJ_v1.1, whole genome shotgun sequence genomic DNA includes:
- the Foxq1 gene encoding forkhead box protein Q1, which yields MKLEVFAPRAAHGDKMGSDLEGAGSSDVPSPLSAAGDDSLGSDGDCAANSPAAAGSGAGDLEGGGGERNSSGRPSAQDGPEATDGSRTQASAAGPCAGGVGGGEGARSKPYTRRPKPPYSYIALIAMAIRDSAGGRLTLAEINEYLMGKFPFFRGSYTGWRNSVRHNLSLNDCFVKVLRDPSRPWGKDNYWMLNPNSEYTFADGVFRRRRKRLSHRTTVSASGLRPEEAPPGPAGTPQPAPAARSSPIARSPARQEERSSPASKFSSSFAIDSILSKPFRSRRDGDPTLGVQLPWGAAPCPPLRAYPALLPAAPGGTLLPLCAYGAGEPTLLASRGAEVQPAAPLLLAPLSTAAPAKPFRGPDTAGAAHLYCPLRLPTALQAAAACGPGPHLSYPVEKLLA from the coding sequence ATGAAATTGGAGGTGTTCGCCCCACGCGCAGCCCACGGGGACAAGATGGGCAGTGACCTGGAGGGGGCCGGCAGCAGCGACGTGCCATCTCCACTGTCCGCGGCTGGTGACGACTCCTTAGGCTCTGACGGGGACTGTGCGGCCAACAGCCCGGCGGCGGCGGGCAGCGGCGCCGGGGATCTGGAAGGTGGTGGCGGCGAGAGGAATTCGAGTGGCAGGCCGAGCGCCCAAGACGGTCCCGAGGCAACCGATGGCAGCAGAACGCAGGCCTCCGCGGCAGGGCCGTGCGCGGGCGGCGTGGGCGGCGGCGAGGGCGCGCGCAGCAAGCCGTACACGCGGCGGCCCAAGCCCCCATACTCCTACATCGCTCTCATCGCCATGGCCATCCGCGACTCCGCGGGCGGACGCCTGACACTGGCCGAGATCAACGAGTACCTCATGGGCAAGTTCCCCTTTTTCCGGGGCAGCTACACCGGCTGGCGCAACTCCGTGCGCCACAACCTCTCGCTCAACGACTGTTTCGTCAAGGTGCTGCGCGACCCCTCGCGGCCCTGGGGCAAGGACAACTACTGGATGCTCAACCCCAACAGCGAATACACCTTCGCCGACGGGGTCTTCCGCCGCCGCCGCAAGCGCCTCAGCCACCGGACGACAGTCTCCGCGTCGGGGCTGCGGCCGGAGGAAGCCCCACCCGGACCTGCCGGGACCCCGCAGCCCGCGCCCGCCGCCCGCTCCTCCCCGATCGCGCGCTCGCCGGCTCGCCAGGAGGAGCGCTCCAGCCCTGCGAGCAAGTTCTCCAGCTCCTTCGCCATCGACAGCATCCTCAGCAAGCCTTTTCGCAGCCGCCGCGACGGCGACCCGACTCTGGGGGTGCAGTTACCCTGGGGCGCCGCTCCCTGCCCGCCGCTGCGCGCCTATCCCGCGCTCCTTCCCGCGGCGCCCGGTGGCACTCTGCTGCCGCTCTGTGCTTACGGCGCGGGCGAGCCCACCCTGCTGGCGTCGCGCGGGGCCGAGGTGCAGCCCGCGGCACCCCTGCTGCTGGCGCCCCTCTCCACCGCGGCCCCAGCCAAGCCATTCCGAGGTCCGGACACCGCCGGCGCGGCGCACCTGTACTGCCCCCTACGGCTGCCCACGGCCCTGCAGGCGGCGGCGGCCTGCGGTCCCGGTCCGCACCTGTCCTACCCGGTGGAGAAGCTGCTAGCTTGA